TGATACTGCAAAGATAGTGCGTTTCTGTATCTGTCACAATCCCCTTTATAAGGTATATTGCGTAGCTGTTCTCACTATTAATGATTAGTGGTGGATATCATTTTACTTTTTTCCACTCTTTCGTTGCGAAATCATATGATTTGATCACTTTGGCAGGGCAACCGGCACAAATAGAGTATGCCGGGATGGAACGGCTGACAACGCTTCCGGCAGCCACTACACAATGTTTCCCTAAAGTTACTCCCGGCAGTATGACGGAGTTTGCACCTACCCATACATCATCCTCAATAGTGACAGGCTGTGTACTTACTCCTTGTTCGTCGATTGATTTCTCCGCATCTTGATAGTTATGATTAAGTCCTGTGACTGTTATATTCTGTGCAAGATTCACATGATTCCCTATACGAACCGGACCGATAATGGTATTTCCTAATCCGATGCGGGTATAATCTCCAATGATTAAATCTCCTACCGCATTATTAAGGCAGGAAAAGTCTTCTACTACCGAATAGCGCCCTAGCGAGAACTGATTAAAAGGAGGAAGGTCTTTGCGGACACTGCGATAAATTACGGAACCTTTTCCACGTTTCAGATATACAAAATAGAAAAGGCGTATCCACCAGTTGGGACGTGTCTTTACGGGATGCATAATAAAACGATGTACGGCTTGTTTCAAAGCCGGATTCTGTTTGATTCGCTGTTTCAGTGTCCTTTTCTCCATATTGAATATTTTTGTTTCTTTTTATCTTCTACTAAATAATTCGGTATTGCCAGACTGTATGTGATTGCCAATCCTAAAAGCAATATCCACCATTTGAGTGACGAGGTCCAGTGGTATCCTGTTATCAATAAAGTCCAGATACTGACGAAGGTACATAATTTCATCGGAGAAGGTATCAGCTGCTGGGCTATACGGTTGCAGAAATTCCAGTTGCCTTCTAATAAAGACGGCAATAGATAAGAGAGGGTCTTCCGTATGCGCCTGCGATAGGGATAAACAGGGGCTGAGTCACAATGTACAATCACATCCGGCAGATATTCAATATATATATTCTGTTTGAATAACTTCCGTTCGAGATTTGTTTTGGCAGTTCTTTGATTCTTCTGTAGCCATTCTAAGTCGAAAGCCATATTGGTTCCGAAAAGACTTGAAGAAAAGCCGATCTGAGTATTCCCCGATCTGAAAAGACTGTTATTGATTTCTTCGGATAGAGCATGGAAACGTTTCCGTACTCCCTTACGATTATTAATGATCGTGTGTA
This sequence is a window from Bacteroides thetaiotaomicron VPI-5482. Protein-coding genes within it:
- a CDS encoding acyltransferase, which translates into the protein MEKRTLKQRIKQNPALKQAVHRFIMHPVKTRPNWWIRLFYFVYLKRGKGSVIYRSVRKDLPPFNQFSLGRYSVVEDFSCLNNAVGDLIIGDYTRIGLGNTIIGPVRIGNHVNLAQNITVTGLNHNYQDAEKSIDEQGVSTQPVTIEDDVWVGANSVILPGVTLGKHCVVAAGSVVSRSIPAYSICAGCPAKVIKSYDFATKEWKKVK
- a CDS encoding glycosyltransferase family 2 protein, with translation MDNFIYIADDFFFLCIGLLLLYLFILAVASHFKHSNYPKARKQYQCAILVPYGSLLPSIYQQEAYEFITYKDLLEAIDSLDKERYELVILLSDKASALSPHFLEKIYNAYDAGIQAMQLHTIINNRKGVRKRFHALSEEINNSLFRSGNTQIGFSSSLFGTNMAFDLEWLQKNQRTAKTNLERKLFKQNIYIEYLPDVIVHCDSAPVYPYRRRIRKTLSYLLPSLLEGNWNFCNRIAQQLIPSPMKLCTFVSIWTLLITGYHWTSSLKWWILLLGLAITYSLAIPNYLVEDKKKQKYSIWRKGH